One genomic window of Candidatus Edwardsbacteria bacterium includes the following:
- a CDS encoding ABC transporter ATP-binding protein, whose product MKELIKLKKYVGRHKWKIMAGLLALIMVDILQLFIPQVLKLTIDALAGGTATLSLIMAYGWWVIAIALGMGAGRFFWRYFIIGSARRIERELRQDFFSHLAFLDFSFFDEHKTGDLMAHATNDINAVRMALGFGMVILTDIVVLGIASLYMMFHISPRLSLYALTPLPFLSLVVAFFGQMIRKRFEQVQASFSELTERVRENISGIRVVKFFVQEEPEKQQFRESSRDYYAKNMKLVKVWGAFFPVIMFIASLSQGITFLAGGNMVIFGSVSLGEFVAFSAYLGILIWPMIAIGQAINVFQRGAASQGRLNRIFATRPEIADRPGCQRLERAQGRLEFKNVSFFHNGKSLPALKEISLKIEPQQLIGITGAIGSGKSTIVNLMLRLYQHQSGKIFLDGRNISDYSMESLRGQVAFVPQDSFLFSDTIRENISFGRPEMKDSPELEKAARIAAIHEEISSFPRGYQTVVGERGVTLSGGQKQRVALARALLMDRPILILDDALSAVDADTERRILNQLSAEFSKRTAIVISHRIFAIQDADLVIVLEQGQIAEQGNHQELLALKGKYYEMYKLQQLERELATK is encoded by the coding sequence ATGAAAGAACTGATAAAACTAAAAAAATACGTCGGCCGTCACAAATGGAAGATCATGGCCGGTCTGCTGGCCCTGATCATGGTTGACATCCTGCAGTTGTTCATTCCGCAGGTGCTGAAGCTGACCATCGATGCCCTGGCCGGCGGCACCGCCACGCTGTCATTGATAATGGCATATGGCTGGTGGGTAATTGCCATTGCCCTGGGGATGGGTGCGGGGCGCTTCTTCTGGAGATACTTCATCATCGGTTCGGCCCGCCGAATAGAGCGGGAACTGCGCCAGGATTTTTTTTCACACCTGGCGTTCCTCGATTTTTCATTCTTTGACGAACACAAGACCGGCGACCTGATGGCCCACGCCACCAATGATATCAACGCCGTTCGGATGGCCCTGGGCTTCGGAATGGTGATACTGACCGACATCGTGGTGCTGGGCATAGCCTCCCTCTATATGATGTTCCATATATCCCCGCGGCTGTCGCTGTATGCCCTGACCCCGCTTCCTTTCTTGAGCCTGGTGGTGGCCTTTTTCGGGCAGATGATCAGGAAACGTTTTGAGCAGGTACAGGCCTCCTTCTCGGAACTTACCGAAAGGGTGCGGGAAAATATCTCCGGCATCCGGGTGGTAAAGTTCTTCGTCCAGGAGGAGCCGGAGAAACAGCAGTTTCGGGAATCCAGCCGGGATTATTATGCCAAGAACATGAAACTGGTCAAAGTATGGGGCGCGTTTTTCCCGGTCATAATGTTCATCGCCTCTCTCTCCCAGGGAATAACATTCCTGGCCGGGGGGAACATGGTGATATTCGGCAGTGTCTCTCTGGGCGAGTTCGTGGCCTTCTCGGCCTATCTGGGAATACTTATCTGGCCGATGATCGCCATCGGCCAGGCCATCAACGTGTTCCAGCGCGGGGCGGCCTCGCAGGGGAGGCTCAACCGGATCTTTGCCACCAGGCCCGAGATCGCCGACCGGCCGGGATGTCAAAGGCTTGAAAGAGCCCAGGGCCGGTTGGAATTTAAGAACGTCAGCTTCTTTCACAACGGGAAGTCCCTGCCGGCCCTGAAGGAGATATCCCTGAAAATTGAGCCGCAACAATTGATAGGCATAACCGGCGCCATCGGTTCGGGAAAATCCACCATAGTTAATTTAATGCTGAGATTGTACCAGCACCAAAGCGGGAAGATATTTTTGGATGGACGGAACATCTCCGATTATTCCATGGAATCATTGCGGGGCCAGGTGGCCTTTGTTCCCCAGGACAGTTTTTTATTCTCCGACACCATCAGGGAGAACATCTCTTTCGGCCGCCCGGAGATGAAGGATTCCCCCGAGTTGGAAAAAGCGGCCCGGATCGCGGCGATTCACGAGGAGATCAGTTCCTTTCCCAGGGGCTACCAAACGGTGGTGGGCGAGCGGGGGGTGACCCTATCCGGAGGGCAGAAACAAAGGGTGGCCCTGGCCCGGGCCCTGCTGATGGACCGGCCGATATTGATATTGGACGACGCCCTGTCGGCAGTGGACGCTGATACCGAACGACGGATATTGAATCAGCTATCAGCGGAGTTCTCAAAACGAACGGCCATCGTCATCTCACATCGCATCTTTGCCATCCAGGATGCCGATCTTGTAATAGTGCTGGAACAGGGCCAGATAGCCGAGCAGGGAAATCACCAGGAGTTATTGGCCCTTAAGGGAAAATATTACGAGATGTACAAGCTTCAGCAGTTGGAACGGGAACTGGCGACGAAATAA
- a CDS encoding YigZ family protein translates to MISLLGINAVINKMHIIPGLNQINPFIVDRRSKYAVTSFPVLSEEDFKDKLKLLLKDKKFRTADHNIVAYRIKDQAGKLLEYKNDGYSSPSKETGAGVMMLEIMRQKKAENICVVVTRWYGGVHLGADRFKHVRDAAIEILKMSVNERTR, encoded by the coding sequence ATGATATCTTTATTGGGTATCAATGCCGTCATAAATAAAATGCATATCATTCCTGGTTTAAATCAGATAAACCCTTTTATAGTGGACCGAAGATCCAAGTACGCGGTCACCTCTTTCCCAGTCCTTTCGGAGGAAGATTTCAAGGATAAACTCAAACTGCTTCTGAAGGACAAAAAGTTCCGCACCGCCGACCACAATATCGTGGCTTACCGCATAAAGGACCAGGCGGGAAAACTGTTGGAGTATAAGAACGACGGTTATAGTTCGCCGTCAAAGGAAACCGGGGCAGGGGTGATGATGCTGGAGATCATGCGGCAGAAAAAGGCCGAGAATATATGCGTCGTGGTCACCCGCTGGTATGGCGGGGTGCACCTTGGAGCAGACCGGTTCAAGCATGTCCGGGATGCCGCAATTGAAATATTAAAAATGAGCGTCAATGAACGGACCCGATAA
- a CDS encoding ABC transporter ATP-binding protein has product MSDHNQHNEFAEESALGNIYDAKLVKRLLWLMRPYRWHIALAIVVLIVVTAFELVLPYITKEAIDRYIKVSGRKMVTTQEIPGAFRLAGDTVLVDVARLGREQQYRAGSWEKQGRLERASYYYFVPDGSDQTKRAVEVTKGNRTLFQQYGDLYLIEYDHLKKLPPDKIAVLRQRDIKGVLNFGLLFLGLLVISFGLNFVQIILVQLVGQRFMHSLRERIFAKLQSIDMSFFDRNPVGRLVTRATNDVDAINEAFVSVFAQLFRDVLLVLALMAMMLLLDVKLSLVAYLTIPLIAVWTIFFRIKARDIYRNIRVRLARLNATLQENLSGIRVIQIFQREKENIRRFGEINDQYLRASLQEVLVMSFFRPMVEIISAVGLALIIYYGGGKVIASNLSLGTLVAFTTYLRMFFRPIQELTESYTVLQSAMASSERVFQLLDEPSTISLAEKPVDIGRPRGEIEFKDVVFEYVPGEPVLKNVSFKVSPGERIAFVGATGSGKTTIINLIARLYDIKSGQILLDGVDIRKMDIQKLRSSLGVVMQDVFLFSGDIKGNIRLNKPLSDQEVVDISRQVHADTFIERFPGQYGEEVKERGVTLSVGERQLLSFARALAFDPPVLVLDEATANIDTPTEKLIQDALAKLMQGRTSIVIAHRLSTIKHVDRIYVIHKGEIRESGSHQELLKKRGLYHSLYQLQLGGESN; this is encoded by the coding sequence ATGTCCGACCACAACCAACATAACGAGTTTGCCGAGGAATCGGCCCTGGGGAATATCTACGACGCCAAATTGGTGAAGCGCCTTCTGTGGCTGATGCGGCCATACCGGTGGCACATTGCCCTGGCCATCGTGGTGTTGATTGTAGTGACCGCCTTCGAGCTGGTCCTGCCTTATATCACCAAAGAGGCCATTGACCGCTATATAAAGGTTTCGGGCAGAAAGATGGTGACCACCCAGGAGATACCGGGCGCCTTTCGCCTGGCCGGAGACACGGTTTTGGTGGATGTAGCCAGGCTGGGGCGGGAGCAGCAGTATCGGGCGGGGAGCTGGGAAAAGCAGGGCCGGCTTGAAAGGGCCAGCTATTATTACTTCGTGCCCGACGGCAGCGATCAGACAAAAAGGGCCGTTGAGGTAACCAAGGGCAACAGGACCTTATTCCAGCAATACGGCGATCTGTATCTTATCGAATATGACCACCTGAAAAAACTCCCCCCTGACAAGATCGCTGTTCTGCGCCAGCGGGACATCAAGGGGGTGCTTAATTTCGGGTTGTTGTTCCTGGGGCTGTTGGTGATAAGTTTCGGACTGAATTTTGTGCAGATAATACTGGTCCAGCTGGTGGGACAAAGATTCATGCACTCCCTCAGGGAGAGGATATTCGCCAAACTCCAGTCCATAGACATGTCGTTCTTCGACCGCAATCCGGTGGGCCGCCTGGTGACCCGGGCCACCAACGATGTGGATGCCATCAACGAGGCCTTCGTCTCGGTGTTCGCCCAGCTGTTCCGGGATGTCCTGCTGGTGCTGGCCCTGATGGCCATGATGCTCCTGCTGGACGTCAAACTGTCGCTGGTGGCCTACCTGACGATACCGTTGATCGCGGTGTGGACCATCTTCTTCAGGATCAAGGCCCGGGACATCTATCGCAATATCCGGGTGCGGCTGGCCCGGCTCAACGCCACCCTGCAGGAGAATCTCAGCGGGATACGGGTGATCCAGATATTCCAGAGGGAAAAAGAGAACATCCGCCGCTTCGGCGAGATCAACGACCAATATTTGCGGGCCTCTCTGCAGGAGGTGCTGGTGATGTCGTTCTTCCGCCCGATGGTTGAGATAATATCGGCGGTGGGACTGGCCCTGATAATCTATTACGGCGGAGGCAAGGTGATAGCCAGCAACCTGTCCTTGGGGACCCTGGTGGCCTTCACCACCTACTTAAGGATGTTCTTCCGGCCCATCCAGGAGCTGACCGAAAGCTACACCGTTCTGCAGTCGGCCATGGCCTCCTCGGAGAGGGTGTTTCAATTGCTGGACGAACCTTCAACGATCAGCCTGGCTGAAAAGCCGGTGGATATCGGCCGTCCCAGAGGGGAGATAGAATTCAAAGATGTGGTGTTCGAGTATGTCCCCGGGGAGCCGGTGCTGAAGAACGTCTCTTTTAAGGTATCGCCGGGGGAGAGGATAGCCTTTGTGGGCGCTACCGGTTCGGGAAAGACCACCATCATCAACCTGATCGCCAGGCTGTACGACATCAAAAGCGGGCAGATCCTTCTTGACGGGGTGGACATCCGGAAGATGGATATCCAGAAGCTGCGTTCCTCCTTGGGCGTGGTGATGCAGGATGTGTTCCTGTTCTCCGGAGACATCAAGGGCAACATCCGCCTGAACAAACCGCTGAGCGATCAAGAAGTGGTCGACATCTCCCGGCAGGTGCATGCCGACACCTTTATCGAGCGTTTTCCCGGCCAATACGGCGAGGAGGTCAAGGAGCGGGGGGTGACCCTGTCGGTGGGGGAGCGCCAGCTGCTGTCCTTTGCCCGGGCTTTGGCCTTCGATCCCCCGGTGCTGGTGCTGGATGAGGCCACCGCCAACATAGACACCCCCACCGAGAAACTGATCCAGGATGCCCTGGCCAAGCTGATGCAGGGACGCACCTCCATAGTTATCGCCCATCGACTGTCCACCATCAAGCATGTGGACCGGATCTACGTGATCCACAAGGGCGAGATCCGGGAGAGCGGGAGCCATCAGGAGCTTTTGAAGAAGCGAGGCTTGTACCACAGTCTATACCAGCTTCAGCTGGGCGGAGAATCAAATTGA
- a CDS encoding polysaccharide deacetylase family protein: MAIISCGLLFLGYLIWRARFGRPAGNYIPILAYHKVDKKFELGGTWTTPGQFQKHMDYLKAKGITPVTLSRAVELMKSGEGRNKKHVCLTFDDAYEGLYNYAWPILQKHGFRATIFVVTDYVGRENDWDVNWGGRKFRHLGWKQIIEMSEAGIEFGSHTRTHQDLRRLDDEELRGELAGAKNILEKYLGKKIGTLSYPFGRYDQRVMEAAGEYGYEAACSLSPQMKNNQINFMALRRSAIYITDVMWNYRNKIFQEGRFFWLQDLWCRMVNFCAGGTIVVQNIIKLFRSSPKKFKG; the protein is encoded by the coding sequence GTGGCGATTATATCATGCGGCTTGCTTTTTCTGGGATATCTGATCTGGCGGGCAAGGTTCGGCCGGCCGGCCGGTAATTATATACCCATTTTGGCCTATCATAAGGTTGATAAAAAATTCGAACTGGGCGGGACCTGGACCACGCCGGGACAGTTCCAAAAACATATGGACTATCTCAAGGCCAAGGGCATAACTCCGGTGACTCTTTCCCGGGCGGTGGAGTTGATGAAGAGCGGCGAGGGCAGGAATAAAAAACATGTCTGCCTTACCTTCGATGATGCCTATGAGGGATTGTATAATTATGCCTGGCCCATTCTGCAAAAGCATGGGTTTCGCGCCACCATTTTTGTGGTCACCGATTATGTGGGAAGGGAGAACGACTGGGATGTCAACTGGGGAGGCCGTAAATTCAGGCATCTGGGGTGGAAGCAGATCATTGAGATGTCGGAAGCCGGCATCGAATTCGGGTCCCACACCCGCACCCATCAGGACCTTCGTCGGCTTGATGATGAAGAGCTGAGGGGAGAACTGGCTGGGGCAAAAAATATTTTGGAAAAATATCTGGGGAAAAAAATCGGGACGCTGTCCTATCCCTTCGGCCGCTATGATCAACGGGTGATGGAGGCTGCTGGCGAATACGGCTATGAGGCGGCCTGCAGTCTTTCTCCCCAAATGAAAAACAACCAGATAAATTTTATGGCCCTGCGTCGCAGTGCGATATACATCACCGATGTAATGTGGAATTATCGGAATAAAATATTCCAGGAAGGACGGTTTTTTTGGCTGCAGGACCTGTGGTGTCGGATGGTAAATTTTTGTGCCGGGGGAACAATAGTTGTGCAAAACATAATAAAATTGTTTCGCTCATCCCCAAAGAAGTTTAAAGGATAA
- a CDS encoding YchF/TatD family DNA exonuclease: protein MNGPDKIKIIDTHAHLTKSDYKNDQEQVIKRAQDVGVEYIINVGYDLKTSINSVELAEKYDCCYATVGVHPHDAKTLDQEVSRELEKLAKNPKVVAIGEIGLDLHRNLSPKEIQIEAFKKQLAWAETVNLPVVVHDRDAHQEVMDILKDHPGLKVVLHCFAGDAEMAKEAKHRGYLLSVGGPVTFRNSKHLPEVLKTVELESLMLETDCPYLAPEPHRGQRNEPAYLEIIARRVAVILSPLTYDDVCRVSTLNAKKFFNIGRIDPAKIAYQIRDSLYLNITNRCTNACVFCIRQKTDFIKGHNLRLEREPAFQEVIDAIGDPSKYREVVFCGYGEPMLRLDLVKQVAGWLKSKKAQVRINTNGHGNLIAGRDIIPELKGLIDEVSISLNAGDQETYDRICPSRFSGKAFAAMLDFARGCRMAGIKTTMTVMDMPGVDIGLAEKTAKKLGVDIRVRHYDVVG from the coding sequence ATGAACGGACCCGATAAAATAAAAATCATCGACACCCACGCCCACCTGACCAAAAGCGACTACAAGAACGACCAGGAGCAGGTGATCAAAAGAGCGCAGGATGTTGGCGTTGAGTACATCATCAACGTCGGCTACGATCTGAAGACCAGCATCAATTCGGTGGAACTGGCCGAGAAGTACGACTGTTGCTATGCCACAGTAGGCGTGCATCCCCACGATGCCAAGACCCTTGACCAGGAAGTATCTCGGGAACTGGAAAAACTGGCGAAAAATCCCAAGGTGGTGGCCATCGGCGAGATAGGACTGGATCTTCACCGGAACCTGTCACCCAAGGAGATTCAGATCGAAGCCTTTAAAAAGCAGCTGGCCTGGGCGGAAACCGTAAATCTTCCGGTGGTGGTTCACGACCGGGACGCCCATCAGGAGGTGATGGATATTTTAAAGGACCACCCCGGTCTCAAAGTGGTCCTCCATTGTTTTGCCGGGGACGCCGAGATGGCCAAAGAAGCCAAGCACCGGGGATACCTGCTGTCAGTCGGGGGGCCGGTCACCTTCAGGAACTCCAAACATCTTCCCGAAGTTCTCAAAACAGTGGAATTGGAAAGCCTGATGTTGGAAACCGATTGCCCCTACCTGGCCCCGGAGCCGCACCGCGGCCAACGCAATGAGCCAGCCTATCTGGAGATCATTGCCAGGAGAGTGGCGGTGATTCTTTCGCCACTGACTTATGATGACGTCTGCCGGGTATCCACACTGAATGCCAAAAAATTCTTTAACATCGGCAGGATTGATCCGGCCAAGATCGCCTATCAAATAAGGGACTCGCTTTATCTTAACATCACCAACCGCTGTACCAATGCCTGTGTGTTCTGCATCAGACAGAAGACCGATTTCATAAAAGGGCACAATCTACGGCTGGAGAGGGAGCCGGCTTTTCAGGAAGTGATAGATGCCATCGGTGATCCATCAAAATACCGGGAGGTGGTATTCTGCGGCTACGGTGAGCCGATGTTGCGTCTGGATCTGGTCAAACAGGTGGCCGGCTGGCTTAAAAGCAAAAAGGCCCAGGTCCGGATAAACACCAACGGGCATGGCAACCTGATCGCCGGGCGTGATATAATTCCCGAATTAAAAGGATTGATAGACGAGGTCTCCATCAGCCTTAATGCCGGGGACCAGGAGACCTACGACCGGATATGCCCCAGCCGGTTCTCCGGCAAAGCCTTTGCGGCGATGCTGGACTTTGCCAGGGGATGCCGGATGGCGGGAATAAAAACCACGATGACAGTGATGGATATGCCAGGGGTGGATATTGGACTGGCTGAAAAGACCGCCAAAAAGCTGGGAGTCGATATCCGCGTCAGACATTACGATGTGGTGGGATAG
- a CDS encoding outer membrane lipoprotein-sorting protein, with amino-acid sequence MNKTFASLALILLALSHLSGQPGDRAREIIKKVDQLYRSASSYARMEMEISTPHWQRTLSLEAWSKGTDKTFILINSPKKESGTATLRLKNEMWNYLPQTAKVIKVPPSMMMGSWMGSDFNNDDLVRESSMLDDYTYKMIAPAEPEPGTLSLEMIPHDNSPVVWGKIILTVREKDYLPVREEYYDEKGKMMRLMEFKEIKVMGGKTIPTVMELIPQNKEGSRTVIRYLKTDFDIPLKDDIFSLRNLKKGR; translated from the coding sequence ATGAACAAAACATTCGCGAGCTTGGCCCTGATCCTACTGGCCTTGAGCCATCTGTCCGGCCAGCCCGGAGACCGAGCCCGGGAGATCATCAAAAAGGTGGACCAGCTGTACCGCAGCGCCAGCAGCTATGCCCGGATGGAAATGGAGATCAGCACCCCCCACTGGCAGCGGACCCTTTCGCTGGAGGCCTGGAGCAAGGGCACCGACAAGACCTTCATCCTGATCAACTCCCCCAAGAAGGAAAGCGGCACCGCCACCCTGCGCCTCAAGAACGAGATGTGGAACTACCTGCCCCAGACCGCCAAGGTGATCAAGGTTCCCCCCTCGATGATGATGGGATCCTGGATGGGCTCTGATTTCAACAACGACGACCTGGTGAGGGAAAGCTCGATGCTGGATGACTATACTTACAAGATGATCGCTCCGGCGGAGCCGGAACCGGGAACGCTCAGCCTGGAGATGATCCCCCACGATAACTCTCCGGTGGTTTGGGGCAAGATCATCCTGACCGTAAGGGAAAAGGACTACCTGCCGGTGCGCGAGGAGTATTACGATGAAAAGGGAAAGATGATGCGGCTGATGGAGTTCAAGGAGATCAAGGTCATGGGCGGCAAGACCATTCCCACGGTGATGGAGCTGATCCCCCAAAACAAGGAAGGCAGCCGGACGGTGATCCGTTATCTGAAGACCGATTTTGACATCCCCCTGAAAGATGATATATTTTCCCTGCGCAACCTTAAAAAGGGCCGGTAA
- a CDS encoding decaprenyl-phosphate phosphoribosyltransferase has translation MIKNLFISMRPRQWTKNLIIFAGLIFSQNLGHPLLLAKTIVAFILFCAISGAVYIINDLLDYSSDQLHPVKKRRPIASGALPRPAALTAAVILGFAGSALSFLINPPFGAVALSYLLLMLGYSLWLKRLVIIDVFVIAAGFVLRAAAGAEAVNVPISDWLLICVILLSLFLALAKRRQEMKTLENGAAAYRQALSDYSDKLLDQMIAVVTAAVAVSYSLYTMWPETVEKFGSSNLKYSIPIVLYGIFRYLYLIYRKDQGEQPEMVLLNDRWLLSSVVAYVLAVWMIIYL, from the coding sequence ATGATAAAGAACCTTTTCATTTCAATGCGGCCCAGACAGTGGACGAAAAATCTGATAATATTCGCCGGTCTGATATTTTCCCAGAATTTAGGCCATCCGCTGCTGCTGGCAAAGACCATCGTCGCCTTTATACTGTTCTGCGCCATTTCCGGCGCGGTCTATATTATCAATGATCTTCTGGATTACAGTTCCGATCAATTGCATCCGGTAAAAAAGCGGAGGCCCATTGCCAGCGGCGCCCTGCCCCGGCCAGCCGCATTGACAGCAGCGGTGATACTGGGTTTTGCCGGCAGCGCTCTTTCCTTCCTGATAAACCCGCCGTTCGGGGCCGTGGCGCTCTCCTACCTGCTGTTGATGCTGGGCTACAGCCTCTGGCTCAAACGCCTGGTGATAATTGATGTATTTGTGATCGCGGCGGGATTCGTCCTCCGGGCGGCGGCCGGGGCCGAGGCAGTCAACGTGCCTATCTCCGACTGGCTGTTGATCTGCGTGATATTATTGTCGCTGTTCCTGGCTCTGGCCAAGAGAAGGCAGGAGATGAAAACCCTGGAAAACGGCGCTGCCGCTTACCGTCAAGCCCTTTCCGATTACAGCGATAAACTGCTGGATCAGATGATCGCGGTGGTCACTGCGGCGGTGGCCGTCAGCTACAGCCTTTACACCATGTGGCCGGAGACGGTGGAAAAATTCGGGAGCAGCAATTTGAAATACAGCATACCCATTGTGCTGTATGGTATATTCAGATATCTTTATCTTATCTACCGGAAAGATCAGGGGGAGCAGCCGGAGATGGTGCTTTTGAACGACCGCTGGCTGTTATCCAGCGTGGTGGCATATGTTCTGGCGGTATGGATGATAATCTACCTATGA
- a CDS encoding peptidylprolyl isomerase produces the protein MQKEMPRKGDLIAVIKTNQGEMHCRLFDQLIPEGVKNFTELARAGRYKDVPFHRIIKDFMIQGGDFTNKNGTGGHSYRGPGTTIGDQYHPDLSHIRGALSYAKTSLPNSIGSQFFIVHPAKGVPFLDHPADGGPAEGYTVFGQMYQGFDVLDAIAGAKTKANDNPVEPMTITDIEIGNF, from the coding sequence ATGCAGAAAGAAATGCCCCGGAAGGGCGATCTGATCGCCGTCATTAAAACCAACCAGGGAGAGATGCATTGTCGCCTGTTCGATCAACTGATACCCGAGGGGGTCAAGAATTTCACCGAGCTGGCCCGGGCCGGCAGATACAAGGATGTGCCCTTTCACCGCATCATCAAGGATTTTATGATCCAGGGCGGGGATTTTACCAACAAGAACGGCACCGGCGGCCACTCTTACAGGGGCCCCGGCACCACCATCGGCGACCAGTACCATCCCGACCTGAGCCACATCCGGGGCGCCCTGTCCTATGCCAAGACCAGCCTGCCAAACAGCATCGGGTCACAGTTCTTCATCGTCCATCCGGCCAAGGGGGTTCCTTTTCTGGACCACCCAGCGGACGGAGGGCCGGCCGAAGGCTATACCGTTTTCGGCCAGATGTATCAGGGCTTTGATGTGCTGGATGCCATCGCCGGGGCCAAGACCAAGGCCAATGACAACCCGGTTGAGCCGATGACCATCACCGATATTGAGATCGGAAATTTCTAA
- the rsmA gene encoding 16S rRNA (adenine(1518)-N(6)/adenine(1519)-N(6))-dimethyltransferase RsmA, giving the protein MGNVSFNKSLAPQKKYGQNFLISPAVAEKIVNAAGLVSNETVLEIGPGRGVLTALMTDRCRKVWAVEIDPRLVETLTTMFGQNEKIKIVNHDILQYDLDEMIKESAGPFRVVANLPYNITVPILEKLIDCRQHIASIIVMVQKEMADRLSAKPGSKDYGSLSVFVQYHLMVEKLFNVLPGSFFPKPKITSSVIKLTPHKNPPVIMEGEAVFFDFVRLCFSQRRKMLRSVLKQHDKWKVVGKRISDEVDLTRRAETMNLNEFVRLYNIFKADQR; this is encoded by the coding sequence GTGGGAAACGTATCATTTAACAAAAGTTTAGCTCCCCAGAAAAAATACGGCCAGAATTTTCTCATCTCGCCGGCGGTGGCCGAAAAAATCGTAAACGCTGCCGGGCTGGTATCAAACGAGACGGTGCTGGAGATCGGGCCAGGCAGGGGCGTGTTGACAGCACTGATGACCGACCGGTGCCGCAAAGTTTGGGCGGTGGAGATAGATCCCCGGCTGGTAGAAACCCTGACAACAATGTTCGGGCAAAACGAAAAAATCAAGATCGTCAATCATGATATCCTGCAATATGATCTTGATGAGATGATAAAAGAATCCGCTGGGCCATTCAGGGTAGTGGCCAACCTGCCCTATAATATAACGGTTCCCATCCTGGAAAAACTGATAGACTGCCGCCAGCATATCGCCAGCATAATTGTGATGGTTCAAAAGGAGATGGCCGACCGCCTATCAGCCAAACCCGGCAGCAAGGACTACGGCTCGCTGTCGGTATTCGTTCAATATCATCTGATGGTAGAAAAATTATTCAACGTATTGCCCGGCTCCTTTTTCCCCAAGCCCAAGATAACATCATCGGTGATAAAATTAACACCGCATAAAAATCCGCCGGTGATCATGGAGGGGGAAGCTGTCTTTTTCGATTTTGTAAGATTATGTTTTTCCCAGAGGAGAAAGATGCTGCGCTCGGTGCTTAAACAGCATGATAAATGGAAGGTGGTTGGCAAACGAATATCGGACGAGGTCGATCTTACCCGGAGAGCTGAGACGATGAACCTGAATGAATTCGTCAGGCTATATAACATTTTTAAGGCGGACCAGCGATGA